In Corallococcus caeni, a single genomic region encodes these proteins:
- a CDS encoding outer membrane beta-barrel domain-containing protein, translating into MRFLLLSLLCLVPGLARAQAEELENPGTVSAVQDRLYRMHHELSLGVGVLPADAFYKGLIGTVGYTYHFSDSLAWQVGRGTYSYNVQTSLRTQLERDFDAAPTATAFEDQVQWMVGSDLMWSPLYGKTSFLNSNVIHFEVFLLAGGTVVKVDRSDGFRPAVNLGLGVRVFSTQNVSFRLDVTNNTVFAGASRVINVPTVQIGTAFNFGATE; encoded by the coding sequence GTGCGATTCCTCCTGCTCTCCCTCCTGTGCCTGGTGCCCGGCCTCGCGCGCGCCCAGGCCGAGGAACTCGAGAACCCCGGCACCGTCTCCGCGGTGCAGGACCGGCTGTACCGCATGCACCACGAGCTCTCGCTCGGCGTGGGCGTGCTGCCCGCGGACGCCTTCTACAAGGGCCTCATCGGCACCGTCGGCTACACGTACCACTTCAGCGACAGCCTCGCGTGGCAGGTGGGCCGCGGCACGTACAGCTACAACGTGCAGACCAGCCTGCGCACCCAGCTGGAGCGCGACTTCGACGCGGCCCCCACCGCCACCGCCTTCGAGGACCAGGTGCAGTGGATGGTGGGAAGCGACCTCATGTGGAGCCCGCTGTACGGCAAGACGTCCTTCCTCAACTCCAACGTCATCCACTTCGAGGTCTTCCTCCTCGCCGGTGGCACGGTGGTGAAGGTGGACCGCAGCGACGGCTTCCGTCCCGCCGTCAACCTGGGCCTGGGCGTGCGCGTGTTCTCCACCCAGAACGTGTCCTTCCGGCTGGACGTGACCAACAACACCGTCTTCGCGGGTGCGTCGCGCGTCATCAACGTGCCCACCGTGCAGATTGGGACGGCCTTCAACTTCGGCGCCACGGAATGA
- a CDS encoding AgmX/PglI C-terminal domain-containing protein: MSGQPSVLQVVILRDGLLVGTEVFVPGTYALGSDASSDLRLDDASVSPRHALLYFQNGRTAIQDAGGGTSGVFVNGHQVTACEIRSVDEVLCGPFVLKTRILNQRPVETKPQPPPEVAALLGNAGPPPPANGFPPQHGAQAAHPANGFAPQHAQHGAQAAHPANGFAPQHGAQAANGFAPQHGGQAAHAQQQAAFAQQQAAHAQQQAAQAQQAAYAKQQAQQAAQAQQAAHAQQQAAYAQQQAQQAAHAQQQAAYAQQQAQQAAQAQQAAHAQQQAQQAAYAQQQAQQAAYAQQQAQQAAYAQQQAAQAQQAAYAQQQAQHGAQVAHAQQAAHAQHGAQAAHAQQAAHAQHAAQSAHPQAAHGQHPATHGQHPATHGQAGHAHPQAAHAGAQAAHAQPAASKRAPAPAVPAGTMPSTRRRPPSEAMPSLLVVDDLLADVDTDAAPTSEPLVLDAAPATRPTHAPKIGPGKKGAAQLYLELYWGAVRRDARRFTPDAKKPVKAAVDELAPMPLWGFSLPEGDAFTLAESVNGNYRLFVPPGTDVEKANGDGRFAPVTTAALESDGSRRFVTLRDGAAARLTQGKMSLVAYAAPAPERVFVNPLKGLPWLTLFFLAIFGGGLGWFIATRPQGPATADFTQKNLPPVALRLIAPEPKKKEEAKKKLEALKKKEPVKEKPVVAEKAPPKPVKEVQVPKAVAAAPESKALKALAKLSAAGPAANDLLAAVDKLGSGPGSKNAKQTNYKLAGLIGKAPIANAGLGTFGLGGGGKGGGATLGAELLRGKGGGGIGALGAGGVGKGAVGGTVTRATARSISSTQGTVDREAVAKVINSHLNEVHGCYERALLKDPGLAGKVVLEWAIGLNGRVASAKTKSSTLRNASVEACILSSLKGWQFPAPKGGLVIITYPFLFNSVGY; encoded by the coding sequence TTGAGCGGCCAGCCCAGCGTCCTGCAAGTCGTCATCCTCCGCGACGGCCTCCTGGTGGGGACGGAGGTCTTCGTCCCCGGCACCTACGCGCTCGGCTCCGATGCGTCGTCGGACCTGCGGCTGGACGACGCGTCCGTGTCGCCGCGCCATGCGTTGCTGTACTTCCAGAACGGGCGCACCGCGATCCAGGACGCGGGCGGCGGCACCAGCGGCGTCTTCGTCAACGGGCACCAGGTCACGGCCTGTGAGATCCGCTCCGTGGACGAGGTGCTGTGCGGTCCGTTCGTCCTGAAGACGCGGATCCTCAACCAGCGTCCCGTCGAGACCAAGCCGCAGCCGCCGCCCGAGGTCGCCGCGCTCCTCGGAAACGCTGGGCCTCCGCCCCCCGCGAATGGCTTCCCGCCGCAGCACGGTGCGCAGGCCGCGCATCCCGCGAATGGCTTCGCGCCCCAGCACGCGCAGCATGGCGCTCAGGCCGCGCATCCGGCGAACGGCTTCGCGCCCCAGCACGGCGCGCAGGCCGCGAATGGCTTCGCGCCTCAGCACGGTGGGCAAGCCGCGCACGCCCAGCAGCAGGCTGCATTCGCTCAGCAGCAGGCCGCACATGCTCAGCAGCAGGCCGCGCAGGCGCAACAGGCCGCATACGCCAAGCAGCAGGCACAGCAAGCCGCGCAGGCTCAGCAGGCCGCGCACGCTCAACAGCAGGCCGCCTACGCGCAGCAGCAGGCCCAGCAGGCCGCACACGCGCAGCAGCAGGCCGCCTACGCGCAGCAGCAGGCGCAGCAGGCCGCTCAGGCACAGCAGGCCGCACACGCTCAACAGCAGGCACAGCAGGCCGCTTACGCGCAGCAGCAGGCCCAGCAGGCTGCATACGCGCAGCAGCAGGCGCAGCAAGCGGCGTACGCGCAGCAACAGGCCGCGCAGGCCCAGCAGGCCGCATACGCGCAGCAGCAGGCGCAACACGGTGCGCAGGTGGCTCATGCGCAACAGGCCGCGCACGCACAACACGGCGCGCAGGCGGCTCATGCGCAACAGGCCGCGCACGCTCAGCACGCGGCACAGTCAGCGCATCCCCAGGCCGCGCACGGTCAGCATCCCGCGACGCACGGTCAGCATCCCGCGACGCACGGTCAGGCGGGCCACGCGCATCCCCAAGCCGCTCACGCCGGGGCCCAGGCCGCGCACGCTCAGCCCGCGGCCTCCAAGCGCGCCCCGGCTCCCGCCGTCCCCGCGGGCACCATGCCCTCCACTCGGCGCCGTCCTCCGTCGGAGGCCATGCCCAGCCTGCTCGTCGTGGACGACCTGCTCGCGGACGTGGACACGGACGCCGCGCCCACCTCCGAGCCCCTCGTCCTCGACGCGGCCCCGGCCACCCGCCCCACCCACGCGCCGAAGATCGGCCCGGGCAAGAAGGGCGCGGCCCAGCTCTACCTGGAGCTGTACTGGGGCGCCGTGCGCCGCGACGCGCGCCGCTTCACCCCGGACGCGAAGAAGCCCGTGAAGGCCGCCGTGGACGAGCTGGCCCCCATGCCGCTGTGGGGCTTCTCCCTCCCGGAAGGCGACGCCTTCACGCTCGCTGAATCCGTCAACGGCAACTACCGCCTCTTCGTGCCCCCCGGCACCGACGTGGAGAAGGCCAACGGCGACGGCCGCTTCGCCCCCGTCACCACCGCCGCGCTCGAGTCCGACGGCAGCCGCCGCTTCGTCACCCTGCGCGACGGCGCCGCCGCCCGCCTCACCCAGGGCAAGATGTCGCTCGTCGCCTACGCGGCGCCCGCCCCCGAGCGCGTCTTCGTCAACCCGCTCAAGGGCCTGCCCTGGCTGACCCTCTTCTTCCTCGCCATCTTCGGCGGAGGCCTGGGCTGGTTCATCGCCACCCGGCCGCAGGGCCCCGCGACCGCGGACTTCACCCAGAAGAACCTGCCGCCCGTCGCGCTGCGCCTCATCGCCCCCGAGCCCAAGAAGAAGGAAGAGGCCAAGAAGAAGCTCGAGGCGCTCAAGAAGAAGGAGCCCGTCAAGGAGAAGCCCGTCGTCGCGGAGAAGGCCCCGCCCAAGCCCGTCAAGGAGGTCCAGGTCCCCAAGGCCGTGGCCGCCGCGCCGGAGAGCAAGGCCCTCAAGGCGCTCGCGAAGCTGTCCGCCGCGGGCCCCGCCGCCAACGACCTGCTGGCCGCCGTGGACAAGCTGGGCAGCGGCCCGGGCAGCAAGAACGCCAAGCAGACCAACTACAAGCTCGCGGGCCTCATCGGCAAGGCGCCCATCGCCAACGCGGGCCTGGGCACGTTCGGCCTGGGCGGCGGCGGCAAGGGCGGCGGCGCCACCCTGGGCGCGGAGCTCTTGCGCGGCAAGGGCGGCGGCGGCATCGGCGCGCTGGGCGCGGGCGGCGTGGGCAAGGGCGCGGTGGGCGGCACCGTCACGCGCGCCACCGCGCGCAGCATCTCCTCCACGCAGGGCACCGTGGACCGCGAGGCCGTGGCCAAGGTCATCAACAGCCACCTGAATGAAGTGCACGGCTGCTATGAACGCGCGCTGCTCAAGGACCCGGGCCTCGCCGGCAAGGTGGTGCTGGAGTGGGCCATCGGGCTCAACGGCCGCGTCGCCTCCGCAAAGACGAAGTCCTCCACCCTCCGCAACGCCTCCGTCGAGGCGTGCATCCTCAGCAGCCTGAAGGGCTGGCAGTTCCCGGCTCCCAAGGGCGGCCTCGTCATCATCACGTACCCGTTCCTCTTCAACTCGGTCGGCTACTGA
- a CDS encoding MtsA protein, with the protein MKGDIRKLEWIAVGLAGVAILGLLAIVVLPREAPEPPPPPAPPRPILQAVGPKLTSNQTSQPLSLYGENLVPGLRLVLGAPLSREVPLTVVDARHAYTRLPADLTLPAGTFQTDVQLSLAASTDPRPTGSARLTVVNDAAFPDLMAMALSPDGRTLFVASPPTDTVFALDVESGRVEAMAVGDGPSALATWKDAGGRPWLGVAHQWSGGLWLYALDAPERKARVVPTPTGVWGLAVDAAQGVAFVAEHVHDKVHALALEDGREKWAREVDPNPREMVLRNQLLMVGSLQTGQVVLLDNTNGREFGPVVPGPGVPIIGGPTEPFSAQVMGGKAPRGMVVSDRLNRLFMSSLGPNVGPNAQRMEVSANSGVAVLNLDRNEVVRHRGFGAGVTEGLALDDRAGLLYAADVGLGQVRVLDAKALVKSDAAAREAVLQTLPVPPPEGTPYIRPAEDLGTKGRAGLELHSGPRSLALSPDGRTLYVLNRFTGTVAVVDVSESRQGRARVVRQWPVTDLRPREQRRLGQVLYFTDVGRTGMSCDACHIEGHTGGVFFEKTRPMRIYRSTTALGSRDTPPYFTPASTRSLKETAETVGGRNRYHNPDPLPSEVEALALYTSLLPTPPNPYRGADGAPLETVTMPDGKTGHPAKGLALFEGKARCAACHPAPLFTLDQDPATRGQYLDVGTPIALELRPEQQQLVKGAAPPSLVGTWDVWPLLTSATMGYAVQGDRLVAAARFPLRMLLDSSGPEHGNAQALTPEERDDLLAYLLTL; encoded by the coding sequence GTGAAGGGTGACATTCGCAAGCTGGAGTGGATCGCGGTGGGGCTCGCTGGCGTGGCCATCCTGGGCCTCCTGGCCATCGTCGTGCTGCCCCGGGAGGCTCCGGAGCCCCCGCCTCCACCCGCGCCGCCGCGTCCCATCCTCCAGGCGGTGGGGCCGAAGCTGACCAGCAACCAGACCTCGCAGCCGCTCTCGCTCTACGGCGAGAACCTGGTGCCGGGCCTGCGGCTGGTGCTGGGCGCGCCCCTGTCGCGCGAGGTGCCGCTCACGGTGGTGGACGCGCGCCACGCCTACACGAGGCTCCCCGCGGACCTCACGCTCCCCGCGGGCACGTTCCAGACGGACGTGCAGCTGTCGCTGGCCGCGAGCACCGACCCCAGGCCCACGGGCAGCGCGCGGCTCACGGTGGTCAACGACGCGGCCTTCCCGGACCTGATGGCGATGGCGCTGTCCCCGGACGGGCGCACGCTCTTCGTCGCGTCGCCGCCCACGGACACGGTGTTCGCGCTGGACGTGGAGTCCGGGCGCGTGGAGGCGATGGCGGTGGGGGACGGGCCGTCGGCGCTCGCGACGTGGAAGGACGCCGGCGGGCGCCCCTGGCTGGGCGTGGCCCACCAGTGGAGCGGGGGGCTCTGGCTGTACGCGCTGGACGCGCCGGAGCGGAAGGCCCGCGTCGTCCCCACGCCCACGGGCGTGTGGGGCCTGGCGGTGGATGCCGCGCAGGGCGTGGCCTTCGTCGCCGAGCACGTCCACGACAAGGTGCACGCGCTCGCGCTGGAGGATGGCCGCGAGAAGTGGGCCCGGGAAGTGGATCCGAACCCGCGCGAGATGGTGCTGCGGAACCAGCTGCTCATGGTGGGCAGCCTCCAGACCGGGCAGGTGGTGCTGCTCGACAACACGAACGGCCGGGAGTTCGGGCCGGTGGTGCCGGGGCCGGGCGTCCCCATCATCGGAGGGCCCACGGAGCCCTTCTCCGCGCAGGTGATGGGCGGCAAGGCGCCCCGGGGGATGGTCGTGAGCGACCGCCTCAATCGCCTCTTCATGTCGAGCCTGGGGCCGAACGTGGGCCCCAACGCCCAGCGCATGGAGGTGAGCGCCAACAGCGGCGTCGCGGTGCTGAACCTGGACCGGAATGAGGTGGTGCGGCACCGGGGCTTCGGCGCGGGCGTGACGGAGGGGCTGGCGCTGGACGACCGCGCCGGGCTGCTCTACGCGGCGGACGTGGGCCTGGGGCAGGTGCGGGTGCTGGACGCGAAGGCGCTGGTGAAGAGCGACGCTGCGGCGCGCGAGGCGGTGCTCCAGACGCTGCCCGTGCCCCCGCCGGAGGGCACGCCGTATATCCGCCCGGCGGAGGACCTGGGCACGAAGGGCCGGGCGGGGCTGGAGCTGCACTCCGGGCCCCGCTCGCTGGCTTTGTCCCCGGACGGGCGCACGCTCTACGTGCTCAACCGCTTCACGGGCACGGTGGCGGTGGTGGACGTGAGCGAGTCGCGGCAGGGCAGGGCGCGCGTGGTGCGGCAGTGGCCGGTGACGGACCTGCGCCCGCGCGAGCAGCGCCGGCTGGGCCAGGTGCTCTACTTCACCGACGTGGGGCGTACGGGCATGAGCTGCGACGCGTGTCACATCGAGGGACACACGGGCGGCGTCTTCTTCGAGAAGACGCGCCCCATGCGCATCTACCGCTCGACGACGGCGCTGGGCAGCCGGGACACGCCGCCCTACTTCACGCCCGCGAGCACGCGCAGCCTCAAGGAGACGGCGGAGACGGTGGGCGGGCGCAACCGCTACCACAACCCGGATCCGCTGCCCTCGGAGGTGGAGGCCCTGGCGCTCTACACGTCGCTCCTGCCCACGCCGCCCAACCCCTACCGGGGCGCGGACGGCGCGCCGCTGGAGACGGTGACGATGCCGGACGGGAAGACAGGGCATCCGGCGAAGGGCCTGGCGCTGTTCGAGGGGAAGGCGCGGTGCGCGGCCTGCCACCCCGCGCCCCTCTTCACCCTGGACCAGGACCCCGCCACGCGAGGCCAGTACCTGGACGTGGGCACGCCCATCGCGCTGGAGCTGCGGCCGGAGCAGCAGCAACTGGTGAAGGGCGCGGCGCCGCCCTCGCTGGTGGGGACCTGGGACGTGTGGCCCCTGCTGACGAGCGCCACGATGGGCTACGCGGTGCAGGGAGACAGGCTGGTGGCGGCCGCGCGCTTCCCGCTGCGAATGCTGCTGGACTCCTCCGGTCCGGAGCACGGCAACGCGCAGGCGCTCACCCCCGAGGAGCGAGACGACCTGCTCGCCTACCTGCTCACGCTGTGA
- a CDS encoding calcium-binding protein yields the protein MRSSPRVAWLLVPMLWLSCTDAGLYSIDDRAGGSRDRANFEGDLCVPEATGDAFPVKVVFALQGGTGVETEMVGYAVDGLTTLTSRFTGPQTRFGLVAFHSVATGLQGSFTDAAAFQSILPRYASYQQQGPISIRSALRLSKSLLSGDMQASCKGEVARTRYVVAPVIRSSDVSCDNPAYNIGIDRRCTALSQAAGCNASPEAQAQCNAACSQCELTAVVGELKGLTEQLGAGDVSVQPVYVRGATPDAVTRLQVAAIANAGGSAPVETDFAGLPNALARLDYGALDNSLKLKRFLAFNRNVQVRNGQMLTDSDGDGVGDDDERALGLDPTVPDTDQDGLMDGVELRMGLDPLAVDLINGCSVVQDTDGDRLNDCEERVLGSDPCVGDTDGDGLPDLVEALSRTNPLVPEDLLDSDRDGVTNVAEVEAHGDPLSADLDFHRERGYGYSVVPLPPTATSDRACYRTRVENVSLVPTLERPHPFFPGEFIPAGTNEVYLYLQVGRDNDPRGAGVGSLFIQEIQYDPDSGRTPAGMISLTSDDFIVGT from the coding sequence ATGCGTTCCTCCCCCCGGGTCGCCTGGCTCCTTGTCCCAATGCTGTGGCTGTCGTGCACCGACGCGGGGCTCTATTCGATTGATGACCGCGCGGGCGGCTCCCGCGACCGCGCCAACTTCGAGGGCGACCTCTGCGTCCCGGAGGCCACCGGCGACGCGTTCCCCGTGAAGGTCGTCTTCGCGCTCCAGGGCGGCACCGGTGTGGAGACGGAGATGGTGGGCTACGCGGTGGACGGGCTCACCACGCTCACCTCGCGCTTCACCGGCCCCCAGACGCGCTTCGGGCTGGTGGCGTTCCACTCGGTGGCCACCGGCCTGCAGGGCAGCTTCACGGACGCCGCCGCGTTCCAGTCCATCCTGCCCCGCTACGCCAGCTACCAGCAGCAGGGCCCCATCAGCATCCGCTCCGCGCTGCGGCTGTCCAAGAGCCTGCTGTCCGGCGACATGCAGGCCTCCTGCAAGGGCGAGGTCGCGCGCACGCGCTACGTGGTCGCGCCCGTCATCCGCAGCTCCGACGTGAGCTGTGACAACCCGGCCTACAACATCGGCATCGACAGGCGCTGCACCGCGCTGTCCCAGGCCGCCGGCTGCAACGCGTCCCCGGAGGCGCAGGCCCAGTGCAACGCCGCGTGCAGCCAGTGCGAGCTGACCGCCGTGGTGGGAGAGCTCAAGGGCCTCACGGAGCAGCTGGGCGCGGGCGACGTCAGCGTCCAGCCCGTCTACGTCCGCGGCGCCACGCCGGACGCCGTCACGCGCCTCCAGGTGGCCGCCATCGCCAACGCGGGCGGCAGCGCGCCCGTGGAGACCGACTTCGCGGGCCTGCCCAACGCGCTCGCGCGGCTGGACTACGGCGCGCTCGACAACTCGCTCAAGTTGAAGCGCTTCCTCGCCTTCAACCGCAACGTCCAGGTGCGCAACGGCCAGATGCTCACCGACAGCGACGGCGACGGCGTGGGCGACGACGACGAGCGCGCCCTGGGCCTGGACCCCACCGTCCCCGACACGGACCAGGACGGCCTCATGGACGGCGTCGAGCTGCGCATGGGCCTGGACCCGCTCGCCGTGGACCTCATCAACGGCTGCAGCGTGGTGCAGGACACCGACGGCGACCGGCTCAACGACTGCGAGGAGCGCGTGCTCGGCAGCGACCCCTGCGTGGGCGACACCGACGGCGACGGCCTGCCGGACCTCGTGGAGGCCCTGTCGCGGACCAACCCGCTCGTCCCCGAGGACCTGCTCGACAGCGACCGCGACGGCGTCACCAACGTGGCGGAGGTGGAGGCCCACGGCGACCCGCTCAGCGCCGACCTCGACTTCCACCGCGAGCGCGGCTACGGCTACTCCGTCGTCCCGCTTCCTCCCACGGCCACCAGCGACCGCGCCTGCTACCGCACCCGCGTGGAGAACGTCTCCCTGGTCCCCACCCTGGAGCGCCCCCACCCGTTCTTCCCCGGCGAGTTCATCCCCGCGGGCACCAACGAGGTCTACCTCTACCTCCAGGTGGGCCGGGACAATGATCCGCGCGGCGCCGGCGTGGGTTCGCTCTTCATCCAGGAGATCCAGTACGACCCGGACTCGGGCCGCACCCCCGCGGGCATGATTTCCCTCACCTCCGACGACTTCATCGTGGGCACCTGA
- the mtsC gene encoding cell-cell cohesion MYXO-CTERM protein MtsC — translation MTIGRIAPMLALGAFLVLSPRTVQAQEQNPDNPECLGDECGRPKEEGGGCGCGCGCSVWVAYTDDGKTLSYTDDADGDGKADDKDNCPFTSNRDQDDSGDGDGVGSACDNCASVANATQLDGDGDGIGDACDPDDDNDGKPDGEDNCPTIPNANQADSDKDGIGDVCDDDDDNDGKKDGEDNCPLVANEDQQLPADVSLCRVDADGDNISDNLDNCPGLSNPDQKDADVDGIGDACDPDRDNDSVLNAQDNCPLVANRDQADDDGDGLGDLCDTRYCVVLNKDQPNDCLDPKAPFSVGTGGTLSVEKTGMAVRPPLFANRNGAAIEYTWTVVKRPSGSTAVVENPKGAVTYSRHWEYQYVDGSVPNFQPDKEGEYELQVSTRLAFADRVFPAERASVSSLFVKVGKDDGNGGGCTSLPAGGSAAALGAGVLGLLLRRRKKA, via the coding sequence ATGACTATCGGTCGCATTGCCCCCATGTTGGCGCTCGGAGCCTTCCTGGTACTGAGCCCCCGTACCGTGCAGGCCCAGGAGCAGAACCCGGACAACCCGGAGTGCCTCGGAGACGAGTGCGGTCGGCCCAAGGAGGAGGGCGGCGGCTGCGGCTGTGGCTGCGGCTGCTCCGTCTGGGTGGCGTACACGGACGACGGCAAGACGCTGTCGTACACGGACGACGCGGACGGCGACGGCAAGGCGGACGACAAGGACAACTGCCCGTTCACGTCCAACCGCGATCAGGACGACTCGGGCGACGGTGACGGCGTCGGCTCCGCCTGCGACAACTGCGCGAGCGTCGCCAACGCCACGCAGCTGGACGGCGATGGCGACGGCATCGGCGACGCGTGCGACCCGGACGACGACAACGACGGCAAGCCGGACGGGGAGGACAACTGCCCCACCATCCCCAACGCCAACCAGGCGGACAGCGACAAGGACGGCATCGGCGACGTCTGTGACGACGACGACGACAACGACGGGAAGAAGGACGGCGAGGACAACTGCCCGCTCGTCGCGAACGAGGACCAGCAGCTGCCGGCGGACGTGAGCCTGTGCCGCGTGGACGCGGACGGCGACAACATCTCCGACAACCTGGACAACTGCCCCGGCCTGTCCAACCCGGACCAGAAGGACGCGGACGTGGACGGCATCGGCGACGCGTGCGACCCGGACCGGGACAACGACTCCGTGCTCAACGCCCAGGACAACTGCCCCCTGGTGGCCAACCGCGACCAGGCGGATGACGACGGCGACGGCCTGGGCGACCTGTGCGACACGCGCTACTGCGTGGTGCTCAACAAGGACCAGCCCAACGACTGCCTGGATCCGAAGGCGCCCTTCAGCGTGGGCACGGGCGGCACCCTGAGCGTGGAGAAGACGGGCATGGCGGTGCGCCCGCCCCTGTTCGCCAACCGCAACGGCGCGGCCATCGAGTACACCTGGACGGTGGTGAAGCGTCCCTCCGGCTCCACCGCGGTGGTGGAGAACCCCAAGGGCGCCGTCACCTACAGCCGCCACTGGGAGTACCAGTACGTGGACGGCAGCGTGCCCAACTTCCAGCCGGACAAGGAAGGTGAGTACGAACTGCAGGTGTCCACGCGCCTGGCCTTCGCGGACCGCGTGTTCCCCGCGGAGCGCGCCTCCGTGTCCAGCCTCTTCGTGAAGGTGGGCAAGGACGACGGGAACGGCGGCGGCTGCACCTCGCTGCCCGCGGGCGGCAGCGCCGCGGCCCTGGGCGCGGGCGTGCTCGGCCTGCTGCTGCGCCGCCGCAAGAAGGCGTAA
- the mtsD gene encoding cell-cell cohesion protein MtsD produces the protein MRRQLVVPFLATGLLALGVLSCSDTLLEPRAQEQSQLDDRLTLTGRVCTRPANPTGFPVKVVLVVDESGSMCVSDPPGSQEGSGFCERAEVQAIIPPGVTEPARVRALKNLVSGFKRINDARQGNISIAIAPFETNVKNTWPPPGGDRFQAPGNINGYIEGLQSQLGKGTDYQGALSYAYSLIASDIEAVSQATPELLPRTRYVVVFLTDGTPYPRCSANDDLTVYAGPDTPDLTWRDSISSFCNATSTTDAITGFEVGTDRNQNYQLFSYVRRLMELKTQYNVGDVRMHTVLLFNEEAVRACGPICQDIYGTYPGVPEAQYPAAAKKIASFLLKRFAEMGNGVYQEFSDTAEISELGLGALDYSSFASPNVMKTLMVEPLSSAPGDEGRVLDSDGDGVPDSLDNTFTLKTTPFTIDSDGDCLSDGFEYRRQDQGFKPGNDLDARGCDPKSPLTPGCTCRDTDGDGLSQFAEDYLKTRQGIVDSDGDGAPDGLEAKYGLNPLQSSVAGLDTDGDGVPDDEELKAGSDPTRRDRLFHDKYGIQYEVTKVAGGNDTNGVCYDFTVSNLQLVTPPDRSGVKQGYNLFKVWFAEAPESGVATDYGVWRTACAWAQYAPPSVRVPLGPDLAMDDGDFRRPDQLVDPWRTQGNCVGVSPSQGGASP, from the coding sequence ATGCGCCGTCAGCTCGTGGTTCCGTTTCTTGCGACCGGCCTCCTGGCCCTGGGTGTGCTGTCCTGTTCCGACACGCTCCTGGAGCCGCGCGCCCAGGAGCAGTCCCAGCTGGATGACCGGCTGACGCTCACCGGGCGGGTGTGCACGCGCCCGGCGAACCCCACCGGGTTCCCGGTGAAGGTGGTGCTCGTCGTGGACGAGTCCGGCAGCATGTGCGTGTCGGATCCGCCGGGCTCGCAGGAGGGCAGCGGCTTCTGCGAGCGCGCGGAGGTGCAGGCCATCATCCCGCCGGGCGTCACGGAGCCCGCGCGCGTGCGCGCCCTGAAGAACCTGGTGTCGGGCTTCAAGCGCATCAACGACGCGCGCCAGGGCAACATCAGCATCGCCATTGCACCGTTCGAAACGAACGTGAAGAACACCTGGCCGCCTCCGGGAGGTGACCGCTTCCAGGCCCCGGGCAACATCAACGGCTACATCGAGGGGCTCCAGTCGCAGCTGGGCAAGGGCACGGACTACCAGGGCGCGCTCAGCTACGCGTACAGCCTCATCGCGAGCGACATCGAGGCGGTGTCCCAGGCCACGCCGGAGTTGCTGCCGCGCACGCGCTACGTCGTCGTGTTCCTCACGGACGGCACGCCGTACCCGCGCTGCTCCGCCAACGACGACCTGACCGTCTACGCGGGCCCGGACACGCCGGACCTCACCTGGCGCGACTCCATCTCCAGCTTCTGCAACGCCACCAGCACCACCGACGCCATCACCGGCTTCGAGGTGGGCACGGACCGCAACCAGAACTACCAGCTCTTCAGCTACGTGCGCCGGCTGATGGAGCTCAAGACGCAGTACAACGTGGGCGACGTGCGCATGCACACGGTGCTGCTCTTCAACGAGGAGGCCGTGCGCGCCTGCGGCCCCATCTGCCAGGACATCTACGGCACCTACCCGGGCGTCCCGGAGGCGCAGTACCCGGCCGCGGCGAAGAAGATCGCCTCCTTCCTGCTCAAGCGCTTCGCGGAGATGGGCAACGGCGTCTACCAGGAGTTCAGCGACACGGCCGAAATCAGCGAGCTGGGCCTGGGCGCGCTGGACTACTCCTCCTTCGCATCGCCCAACGTGATGAAGACGCTGATGGTGGAGCCCTTGAGCTCCGCGCCGGGGGATGAGGGCCGCGTGCTGGACAGCGACGGCGACGGCGTCCCGGACTCCCTGGACAACACCTTCACGCTCAAGACGACCCCCTTCACCATCGACAGCGACGGGGACTGCCTGAGCGACGGCTTCGAGTACCGGCGCCAGGACCAGGGCTTCAAGCCGGGCAACGACCTGGACGCGCGCGGCTGCGACCCCAAGTCCCCGCTGACGCCCGGCTGCACCTGCCGGGACACGGACGGGGACGGCCTGTCGCAGTTCGCGGAGGACTACCTCAAGACGCGCCAGGGCATCGTGGACAGCGACGGCGACGGCGCGCCGGACGGGTTGGAGGCGAAGTACGGCCTGAACCCGCTCCAGTCGAGCGTGGCCGGCCTGGACACCGACGGCGACGGCGTGCCGGACGACGAGGAACTGAAGGCCGGCAGCGACCCCACCCGGCGCGACCGGCTCTTCCACGACAAGTACGGCATCCAGTACGAGGTGACGAAGGTGGCGGGCGGCAACGACACGAACGGCGTCTGCTACGACTTCACCGTGTCCAACCTCCAGCTGGTGACGCCGCCGGACCGCTCGGGTGTGAAGCAGGGCTACAACCTGTTCAAGGTGTGGTTCGCGGAGGCGCCGGAGAGCGGCGTGGCCACGGACTACGGCGTCTGGCGCACCGCGTGCGCGTGGGCGCAGTACGCGCCGCCCAGCGTGCGCGTGCCGCTGGGGCCGGACCTGGCCATGGACGACGGCGACTTCCGCCGGCCGGATCAACTGGTGGACCCCTGGAGGACCCAGGGCAATTGCGTCGGCGTGTCGCCTTCGCAGGGAGGCGCGTCGCCGTGA